One Rhinolophus ferrumequinum isolate MPI-CBG mRhiFer1 chromosome 10, mRhiFer1_v1.p, whole genome shotgun sequence genomic window, aaattgctctaaaaatttgttttaatttaaaaacacaaatatactaATAGATCTTCTCAGTTTTGAAAATGGAGCATTTCAGTATGgtgtggaaaagcaaagaaaaatgaggatGGCGGGGGGAAAACTTCAAAAATGACATAATTTCCTCCATGGTAaggacaaatattaataaaattttaataaatcttaaaatattaattaaaaaccaCAAGGCAGTTGAGAAACTGTAAAACAGACCatgatttatgttttgttttgtttttatttgacatcttTATAAATGTGCTTTCTAATCAGAGAATCATAAGCATAAGATCTATATTATGTATTTCCTATAGATGTCTCCTAGTAAGATGTCAAAGGCCCTCTGTTAACAAACTGATTATTAAGTAAAAGACGTGCATGTGAGCTGGTTTGCGGGGGTGTTTTCATTCAAGTTCCAATATTAGCTTCTTATGACACTTCTCTCTTCAGGTGGAATCACACTTGACTTGGCATAAGGAAGTGATGAGAAATCATACAGCAATAACATTCATCCTGCTGGGATTGACAGATAACCCAAAACTACAAGTTCTGATTTTCGTATTTTTGTTGCTCACCTACATGTTGAGTGTTGCTGGGAACTCCATCATTATCACCCTCACACTTTTGGATTCCCATCTTAAAACTCCCATGTATTTTTTCCTCCGAAACTTCTCTTTCTTAGAAGTTTCATTCACCACTGTCTGTATTCCCAGATTCCTGTATACTATGATAACTGGAGATAATACTATTACTTATAATGCTTGTGCCacccaattattttttattgtcctcTTTGGAGCAACAGAATTTTTTCTCCTTGCCGCCATGTCCTATGACCGCTACGTGGCCATTTGTAAGCCCCTGCACTACACAACCATCATGAACAACAGAGTCTGCACTGCACTCGTTCTCTGCTGTTGGTTTGCTGGCCTGTTGATTATCCTCCCACCTCTTGGCATGGGCCTCCAGCTGGAATTCTGTGACTCGAAAGTGATTGATCATTTTGGCTGTGATGCatctcctattttacagataaccTGTTCAGACACAGTGTTAATAGAGAGAATTGTTTTGAGTTTTGCCGTGCTGACACTCATTATTACCTTAGTGTGTGTAGTCCTCTCCTACACATACATCATCAAGACCATTCTAAGATTTCCTTCTGCCCAACAAAGGAAAAAGGCCTTTTCCACCTGCTCTTCCCATATGATTGTGGTTTCCATCACCTACGGAAGCTGCATCTTCATCTACATCAAACCTTCAGCAAAGGAAGGCGTGGCCATTAATAAAGTGGTATCTGTGCTCACTACCTCAGTTGCCCCTTTGCTTAATCCGTTCATTTATACACTTCGAAACAAACAAGTGAAAGATGCCTTCAAAGACACAGTAAAACGGGTTGTATTTCTCCCAAAGCAGTAAGAGATGATTGATTTTTGAggttattaaattaaatttaaatctgACTAACCCATGAGAGATATTCATGAGTTTGCCAAATATGGGGTTTCTTCCTATTCTGTAGAATCATCAAGCTAATCTGCCCCCAGGAACATTTGTCTCTTCTAGTCCAAAAGTCAAGATcaagctatttattttattttattcagtatattttattcagaatagtttcttcaataaatgtatGTTCTAGATTCCCAAAATGttcaatgtcataaaaataaaatgtaaacaaataaaattgtatttctggCCACATAGCTTTCTCATGATGTAGAATATATGTGCCCATTTCTCACTTGTTGTGAATACTTCAATAGCTAGCCTCCAATCGTACAAAAGTAATTAAGTATTCTTTGTCAAAGCTTAAAAGAGGATCTAAAAGTGTGCACTCCAGAgctcttctcattttaaaatgtccatttttcagGACTGAGTAGAAGATGCTAATAAAGCAACTTCAAAAtccatgaaaataattatattctttcttttaaaccaATTTACCCACAAAAATGTTTGTACTGTCTTTTCTGGAAGTGTACTGCATCCTGAAATATAATGTGActacagagagaaagaacaagacTTCCAAGCGCTGGCTGTCCTCTACTGACATTGTCATTGATGGTGCTTACACACAGGCTCAGGGAGAATAAGTCTGACTCAGGGGTAGGatagtactcctcaaaactgtcaaggtcttCAGATataaggaaagtctgagaaacggTCACAATCAACAGGCGCCTAAGGTTACATGGCAACTAAATGTACTGTATTATCCTAGACAGAATTGTGGAGTAGAAAAAATGATATTAggtgaaaactaagaaaatctgaataaactatggactttattTAACAATAATGTATCCATTTTGGTTCAATAACAAATGCATCACACTAACGTAAGATTAAATAGGGGAAACTGGTCATGTGGTATGCAGGAACCACCTATATACTATCTCCTCAATTTTTCTGCAAATCTAAAGCTGTTCTAAAAACTAaggtctatttaaaaataaatacaatccTCAAGTTAAATGACAACTATTTTCTCCATGCTGAGAAAAATCTATGGCTACTTAAATGATGGatgtgaaagaaaatttaaagatctCTTTTGCAGGCTGCTCAATGCAGGGATGGCACTCAACCCCATTGTTCCATCTTTCATTCTTCTCCTTAGCCTGCTGATAACCTATGTTTGATGCTCCCACTGCAGTTTCCTTAACAGTCTCTCTGGGTGACTTCTTTTAAACATCTATTTAACTTTTGTTCCTGAAGGTAACAAAGGGTCTTTATTAGTCCCTCAGAACCAGGCCCCCCAGAGAATGTACTGTTTGTCGGCACAATTGATCCCAAAGTGGCCAGCtctgacacagaaaaaaaattggttaCTTTGGATATTTAAAAACCTCCAAAACAGTAATGTGTCCCTTGCAGAGATAATCATTTCTCCTAGGAATAAAAGAGCCCTAGAAATTCTTTGGCCTTCAACATGTTTTGTTcacaatttaacaaatatttgaacatGTATTTGTCATTTTGCTATGCAGCATAGAAAATGCAACAAAGTTGCTCTGCCCCAGGACaacaatacaatatataaaacatgcaaCCATGAAAAGTTAACAATATGAGAAATTAGACAAGGCAACATATATTTAAGTGCCATGTGGAAAGCACAGATCATGTCTTTTTAATACAAAAGGGAGATCTCTTTGATCaagtgaaataataatagcatttatgctatttactatgtgccaagcattgttctaagtaATATGTATGGTAATAATAGAATCTacttaaaatactatatattgtgtattattaTCAGTGAtgtagtattattattaataataacatggTGCATTATCATTCTTCTATTGCAAAGAAGTGAACTGAGGCATAGAGCCTAAGACACATAACTAATAGATGgaaaagctgagatttgaacccagacaatCTGGATCCAGAGTTCATATAGTATATGACCAGAACATAATACTGCTTTCCATTCTGGCAGGCCTTGTAAGAAGACAGAACTCTCCTCAGACCCAGAAAAGatttagaaagatgaaaaagtaaGCAGAGAGCATTCCTTACAAGAAAACTGGatcaaacaaatgaatgagacTGTGCTTCAATactttttgagttaatttttgtacctGGGTAAAATGTTTAGGGAAGATATAAGAGTTAGGAATTATTAATGATATTTACTGACTGATTAATATAAGAGGAAAGCAAAGTCTAAGTCACGTGTAGAGTTTAAATCTGGATGATTAGAAATATACAGCTCTTGACATAAATAGATAATTAACatggaaaataagtattttattagCCCTCCAGTTTCGTTCTTATACAAAATTGTTGTGTCTATCTAGGACCTTTgcttttacatataaattttaaaatacagcttgTGTACATGtgatatctatgtaactttaataacaattgtcaccccaataaactttaatttaaaaaaatacagggcccgcccggtggctcaggcagttggagctccatgctcctaactccgaaggctgctggttcgattcccacatgggccagtgggctctcaaccacaaggttgtcagttccactcctcaagtcccgcaagggatggtggggtctgccccctgcaactaagattgaacacggcaccttgagctgagctgccgctgagctcccagatggctcagttggttggagcgcatcctctcaaccacaaggttgctggttcgactcccacaagggatggtgggctgcaccacctgcaactagcaacagcaaatggacctggagctgagctgcgccctccacaactaagactgaaaggacaacaacttgaagctgaacagcaccctccacaacaaagattgaaaggacaacaacttgacttggaaaaaagtcctggaagtacacactgttccccaataaaatcctgttccccttccccaataaaaaaaaaaatacggctTGTCAAATTCTCCTTAAAATGAGAGCCTGTGgaaattttgattgggattgtgaTAACTAC contains:
- the LOC117028883 gene encoding olfactory receptor 6C2-like, which codes for MRNHTAITFILLGLTDNPKLQVLIFVFLLLTYMLSVAGNSIIITLTLLDSHLKTPMYFFLRNFSFLEVSFTTVCIPRFLYTMITGDNTITYNACATQLFFIVLFGATEFFLLAAMSYDRYVAICKPLHYTTIMNNRVCTALVLCCWFAGLLIILPPLGMGLQLEFCDSKVIDHFGCDASPILQITCSDTVLIERIVLSFAVLTLIITLVCVVLSYTYIIKTILRFPSAQQRKKAFSTCSSHMIVVSITYGSCIFIYIKPSAKEGVAINKVVSVLTTSVAPLLNPFIYTLRNKQVKDAFKDTVKRVVFLPKQ